The DNA segment TTCAGGAAGAGTTCACGCGCGTCGGCAAGAAGACGGCCGAATCCATCATCGACGAGTTCCGTGACCGTCACTACGGCCGCGCCATGCGATGGAAGCCACCTGGCGCACACGAAGCCGGCGACATCGAGTCTGCTGTCGAAGCAGCGACGGCAAACAAGGGTGCAGAGGCGACGACAGCCTTTGCGACGGAGATTGCAGACGCCGTCTCGAGCCGGGACCGAATTGCCCACCACGAACTCTCGACGGTCGTCGAGAACGTCGGCGACGCCGTTGGCGAGGAGTACGGGACGACGTTCGGGTCGACGGTACGAGAGAACGCGATCGAAGCGGCGTGGGAGACGATCTGCGGCCACGAAGAAGCGACCAACGAGGGTGCAAAAGACGTTGACGGCCAGCAGGCCCTGGACGATATCGGCGAAGGCGAGAAACCCAACGTCTCCCGACTCGTCACGGATCTCTACGGGATCAGCGACGCGGCGACGAGTACCCGCAAGGACGACGAGGTCGTCCACGCCTTTTCGGTTCGACTGGCTGGCACGTTCGAAGACCTCGAGGATACCCGACATCGCCTCACCCACAGAGAGCTACGGAAAGCCATCGACCGCGCGGCCGATCTCACGGAAGAGTACGACGACGTCGCCTTCGGCGACACCGCTCGAGAGAACGTCACGGAAGCGATCTGGAACGTGATGGCCACCGTCCCGGACGACCCGCCGCTCGTGCGTGAACTCGCAGGTGACCGTGATGCCTGTAGCGACCTCGTCGAGGGAATGCGTGCGACGAACATCATGGCACCGCCGACGCGGTGTCTGTCGCCGATTACTGACGAACTGGTCGAAGCCGGCCTCAGAAAGGAGTTCGACGCCGACTTCTATGCGGCGGCAACCCGTGATGCGGGCGTTTCGGGAGGTGACCCCTTCATCGTGGAGGCGGGTATCGCCTACGGTGGCGACCTGGCAGCCGAGGGCAGCGTCGACGTTCTCCGATTCGCCAACCGGGTGCCCCTCGTCTACCAGCGAGGTGCCTGTGCGACGACTGACGTCGTCAAAGATATCGGCTGGCGAAACTACGGCCTCGACCAGCCTGGCGGCTCCGGCCTCCCAAACGGCCCGGCCGTCATCATGGTGCACGTCGCCTCGACGAACGTTCCCTTTACCAGCGAGTCCAAAGACGCCGTGGCGAACGTTCCCGAGATCGAAGACGAGATCGAACTCGCGATACGGGAAGCCGCCCGCGAACTGAAACGCTATCTGAACAAGCGACGCTCGATGCAAAAACGCCGGCAGAAACAGAACGTCCTCGGCAAAATCCTGCCTGAGATGGCCGAAAAGGTCGCCGAGGTGACCGACCGAGACCAGCCCAATATCGACGATGCGGTTGCCCGGATCATGAACAACGTGCTGGTCGAACGCCACCGCGAAGACGACGACTCGAGCGTCAAACTGGTCGTCGAAAACCACTCGAGCACGGCCGAATCACTCGAGATCACGGACATCGTTAGCGCCGAGCCGGCCAACCTTTCGGATGGTGCGTCGGCCATCGAGATGGACGGTGAGTGGTTCGTCTCCTGGGACGTTGACGTTCCTGGCGGTGAGGAAGCGACACTCGAGTACGAAGTTCCCGGCGACGCCACGTTCGACCTCGACGTCAAAGGCATCGACGAGGAGAAACTGACGATCACAGCATGAGTACGGATTCAGACGCGACGGCCCGAGCACAGCTCATCGACCTGGCTGCCCAGTTTTACGATCAGTTCGAACTGGGCGAGATTCCACACATGGAGGTACCAACCCGGTCGAAAAGTAACATCGAACTCGACGAGGAAGCCAACGTCTGGGTGTACGGCGACCGGACGTCGACCCGTAGTGCGAACTCCGTTCGCGGCGCACGGAAACTGCTGAAAGCGGTCTACACCATCGAGTTCCTCGCCGACCAGCTCGAGCAGGATCGTTCGTCGACTCTGCGTGAGTTGTATTACCTCTCCGAAAGCTGGGACAACAAGGAAGCCCAGTTCAACGATCAGGACGAATCTAACCAGTTGATCGAAGACCTCGAGATCGTGAGCGAGGTTACCCGTGAGGACTTCCACATGCGCCCGGAAGAGTCCGGAGCGACGATTATGGGGCCGCTGTTCTTGCGCGAACAGACCCGTCGTGGCGACCGCGAAATCCACTGCCAGGAAGACGTCGGCGAAGGTGGCTACCAGATTCCCAACAACCCCGACACTATCGAATTTCTCGACTCGGATGCCGAATTCATCCTCTGTGTCGAGACCGGTGGGATGCGTGACCGACTCGTCGAGAACGGCTTCGACGATGATTACGGCGCGCTGGTCGTCCACCTCAAGGGACAACCCGCTCGAGCGACCCGTCGAATCACGAAACGGCTCCACGACGAACTCGGATTGCCG comes from the Natronosalvus amylolyticus genome and includes:
- a CDS encoding DNA topoisomerase VI subunit B, with the translated sequence MTSLQSTLGEEGIAEELADNQRAISIAEFFEKNKHMLGFDSGARGLVTAVKEAVDNALDAAEEASILPDIYVEIQETDDYYRLIVEDNGPGLTKESLPKVFGKLLYGSRFHAREQSRGQQGIGISAAVLYAQLTSGKPAKITSRTQGAAEAEYFELIVDTDENEPEISVEEKTTWDRPHGTRIELEMEANMRARNQLHNYMKHTAVVNPHARLELVEPNAHFKFERATDQLPEETEEIRPHPHGVELGTVIKMLNATDSHSVSGFLQEEFTRVGKKTAESIIDEFRDRHYGRAMRWKPPGAHEAGDIESAVEAATANKGAEATTAFATEIADAVSSRDRIAHHELSTVVENVGDAVGEEYGTTFGSTVRENAIEAAWETICGHEEATNEGAKDVDGQQALDDIGEGEKPNVSRLVTDLYGISDAATSTRKDDEVVHAFSVRLAGTFEDLEDTRHRLTHRELRKAIDRAADLTEEYDDVAFGDTARENVTEAIWNVMATVPDDPPLVRELAGDRDACSDLVEGMRATNIMAPPTRCLSPITDELVEAGLRKEFDADFYAAATRDAGVSGGDPFIVEAGIAYGGDLAAEGSVDVLRFANRVPLVYQRGACATTDVVKDIGWRNYGLDQPGGSGLPNGPAVIMVHVASTNVPFTSESKDAVANVPEIEDEIELAIREAARELKRYLNKRRSMQKRRQKQNVLGKILPEMAEKVAEVTDRDQPNIDDAVARIMNNVLVERHREDDDSSVKLVVENHSSTAESLEITDIVSAEPANLSDGASAIEMDGEWFVSWDVDVPGGEEATLEYEVPGDATFDLDVKGIDEEKLTITA
- a CDS encoding DNA topoisomerase IV subunit A, with the translated sequence MSTDSDATARAQLIDLAAQFYDQFELGEIPHMEVPTRSKSNIELDEEANVWVYGDRTSTRSANSVRGARKLLKAVYTIEFLADQLEQDRSSTLRELYYLSESWDNKEAQFNDQDESNQLIEDLEIVSEVTREDFHMRPEESGATIMGPLFLREQTRRGDREIHCQEDVGEGGYQIPNNPDTIEFLDSDAEFILCVETGGMRDRLVENGFDDDYGALVVHLKGQPARATRRITKRLHDELGLPVTVFTDADPWSYRIFGSVAYGSIKSAHLSEYLATPQAQFIGIQPSDIVEYDLPTDPLTDSDINALENELTDPRFQTDYWEEQIELQLDIGKKAEQQALAARGLDFVTDTYLPERLEQMGIF